One Halomonas sp. THAF5a genomic region harbors:
- the aroE gene encoding shikimate dehydrogenase: MIDRYCVFGHPVGHSKSPAIHGAFAEQTGERLEYTAIEAPLDDFAGAWCAFVAEGGRGANVTVPFKEAAFALCDTLSERARRAGAVNTLILGGNGLTYGDTTDGVGLVRDLKRHDVRLAGARILVLGAGGAVRGVLEPLLDEAPAGVRIANRTAAKAAALAADFGDLGSVVGDGFAAVEGPYDLVINGTSASLAGDLPPLSDALFAPGATAHDMMYGAAPTVFLRWAAERGARPVDGLGMLVEQAAESFFQWRGKRPDTAPVLEALRRAL; this comes from the coding sequence ATGATCGATCGCTACTGCGTCTTCGGCCACCCGGTCGGCCACTCGAAGTCGCCGGCCATTCATGGGGCCTTCGCCGAGCAGACCGGCGAGCGCCTGGAGTACACCGCCATCGAGGCCCCGCTGGATGACTTCGCCGGCGCCTGGTGCGCCTTCGTGGCCGAGGGGGGCCGCGGGGCCAACGTCACCGTGCCCTTCAAGGAGGCGGCGTTCGCCCTCTGCGACACCCTGAGCGAGCGCGCCCGCCGCGCCGGGGCGGTGAACACCCTGATCCTCGGCGGCAACGGGCTGACGTATGGCGACACCACCGACGGCGTCGGCTTGGTGCGCGACCTCAAGCGTCACGACGTGCGCCTGGCCGGGGCACGGATCCTGGTGCTGGGCGCCGGCGGCGCCGTGCGCGGGGTGCTGGAGCCGCTGCTGGACGAGGCGCCGGCCGGCGTGCGGATCGCCAACCGCACCGCGGCCAAGGCCGCGGCCCTGGCGGCGGACTTCGGCGACCTGGGGTCGGTCGTCGGCGACGGCTTCGCCGCGGTGGAGGGGCCATATGACCTGGTGATCAACGGCACCAGCGCGAGCCTCGCCGGCGACCTGCCGCCGCTGTCCGACGCCCTCTTCGCCCCCGGGGCGACGGCCCACGACATGATGTACGGCGCCGCGCCCACGGTGTTCCTGCGCTGGGCCGCCGAGCGCGGCGCCCGGCCCGTGGACGGCCTCGGCATGCTGGTGGAGCAGGCCGCCGAGTCGTTCTTCCAGTGGCGGGGCAAGCGCCCCGATACCGCCCCGGTGCTGGAGGCGCTGCGCCGGGCGCTGTGA
- the hemF gene encoding oxygen-dependent coproporphyrinogen oxidase, with the protein MAHAHLDDVKTYLLDLQDRLCTALAAEDGGRFREDSWQREEGGGGRSRVIEEGRLFEKGGVNFSHVFGERLPPSATAARPELVGRSFHAVGVSWVLHPENPHVPTSHGNVRFFIAEKAGEAPVWWFGGGYDLTPYYPVFEDVVHWHRVARDACEPFGEAAYPRYKAWCDDYFTLKHRDETRGVGGLFFDDLNEEGFEASFAFQRAVGDSFLDAYLPIVRRRRDTPYGERERDFQLYRRGRYVEFNLVWDRGTLFGLQSGGRTESILMSMPPLARWIYDWHPEPGSAEAALDDYLKPRDWLAEAAEEEQA; encoded by the coding sequence GTGGCCCACGCCCATCTGGACGACGTCAAGACCTACCTGCTCGACCTGCAGGACCGCCTCTGCACGGCGCTGGCCGCCGAGGATGGCGGCCGCTTCCGCGAGGACAGCTGGCAGCGCGAGGAGGGCGGCGGTGGCCGATCCCGCGTGATCGAAGAGGGCCGGCTCTTCGAGAAGGGCGGCGTCAACTTCTCCCACGTCTTCGGCGAGCGCCTGCCGCCCTCGGCCACCGCGGCGCGGCCGGAGCTCGTCGGGCGCAGCTTCCACGCCGTGGGGGTCTCCTGGGTGCTGCACCCGGAGAATCCCCACGTGCCGACCAGCCACGGCAACGTGCGCTTCTTCATCGCCGAGAAGGCGGGCGAGGCCCCGGTGTGGTGGTTCGGCGGCGGTTACGACCTGACCCCCTACTATCCGGTGTTCGAGGACGTGGTGCACTGGCACCGGGTGGCCCGCGATGCCTGCGAGCCCTTCGGCGAGGCGGCCTATCCGCGCTACAAGGCGTGGTGCGACGACTACTTCACCCTCAAGCACCGCGACGAGACCCGCGGCGTCGGCGGGCTCTTCTTCGACGACCTCAACGAGGAGGGCTTCGAGGCGAGCTTCGCCTTCCAGCGCGCCGTGGGCGACAGCTTCCTCGACGCCTACCTGCCCATCGTGCGGCGCCGCCGCGACACGCCCTATGGCGAACGTGAGCGCGACTTCCAGCTCTACCGCCGCGGTCGCTACGTGGAGTTCAACCTGGTGTGGGACCGCGGCACCCTGTTTGGCCTGCAGAGCGGCGGGCGCACCGAGTCGATCCTGATGTCGATGCCGCCCCTGGCGCGCTGGATCTACGACTGGCACCCGGAGCCGGGCAGCGCCGAGGCGGCGCTCGACGACTACCTCAAGCCCCGCGACTGGCTGGCCGAGGCGGCCGAGGAGGAGCAGGCATGA
- a CDS encoding L-threonylcarbamoyladenylate synthase, with product MNDSALADAVAALRAGGVIAYPTEAVWGLGCDPDDEAALERLLRLKARDPAKGVILVAASIAQFAPWLEGLTSAQRATLEASWPGPTTWLVPDNGRAHALVRGEHDRVALRVSDHPLVIALCEAFGGPVVSTSANRAGEPPAMSADEIRRVFGDTLDGVLEGALGGLARPSTIRDLATGRVLRS from the coding sequence ATGAACGACAGCGCGCTTGCCGATGCCGTCGCCGCCCTGCGGGCCGGCGGCGTGATTGCCTACCCCACCGAGGCCGTCTGGGGCCTCGGCTGCGACCCCGACGACGAGGCGGCCCTTGAGCGCCTGCTGCGCCTCAAGGCTCGCGACCCGGCCAAGGGCGTGATCCTGGTGGCCGCGAGCATCGCCCAGTTTGCCCCCTGGCTCGAGGGGCTGACGTCGGCGCAGCGGGCGACACTGGAGGCGAGCTGGCCGGGGCCCACGACCTGGCTGGTGCCCGACAACGGCCGCGCCCACGCCCTGGTGCGGGGAGAGCATGACCGCGTGGCGCTGCGCGTCAGCGACCATCCGCTGGTCATCGCCCTCTGCGAGGCCTTCGGCGGCCCGGTGGTCTCGACCTCGGCCAACCGCGCCGGCGAGCCGCCGGCGATGAGCGCCGACGAGATCCGCCGCGTCTTCGGCGACACCCTCGACGGCGTCCTCGAGGGCGCCCTCGGCGGGCTCGCGCGTCCCAGCACCATCCGCGACCTGGCCACCGGCCGGGTCCTGCGTTCCTGA
- the dprA gene encoding DNA-processing protein DprA — translation MQSREWRALARLPGIGPRRLGELTAARPDWPAGVLAVLPREAATALRLWLDHPARSPLTAELDAEEAWLAAGPARYLLHPGHPRWPRLLDQIADPPPVLWAMGDLAALEPPRLAMVGSRRSTREGLANAAGFAAELAGRGWCVVSGMALGIDAAAQQAALDAGGTSIAVLGCGVDVVYPPRHHRLHRRLQETGGLLLSEHPPGTRARAGFFPRRNRIVTGLSLGVLVVEAAEKSGSLVSARLALEQNREVFALPGSIHNPVARGCLQLIRDGAVLVRQVDDILAELRQWVMEQAPGRALEDDQESAFAGARDLRESGEDSLLRWLSDTPTPVDALVSLTGRGVAECQRGLLALELEGAATQAAGGWVRLPTRSGA, via the coding sequence ATGCAGTCCCGCGAGTGGCGCGCCCTGGCCCGGCTGCCCGGCATCGGGCCGCGGCGGCTTGGCGAGCTTACGGCGGCGCGCCCCGACTGGCCGGCCGGCGTCCTGGCCGTGCTGCCCCGGGAGGCCGCCACGGCCCTGCGGCTGTGGCTCGACCATCCCGCACGCAGCCCCCTCACCGCCGAGCTCGACGCCGAGGAGGCCTGGCTCGCCGCCGGTCCCGCCCGCTACCTGCTCCATCCGGGCCACCCCCGTTGGCCGCGGCTCCTCGACCAGATCGCCGATCCGCCGCCGGTGCTGTGGGCGATGGGCGATCTCGCCGCGCTCGAACCGCCGCGACTCGCCATGGTCGGCTCGCGGCGCTCCACCCGCGAGGGGCTCGCCAACGCCGCCGGCTTCGCCGCCGAGCTCGCCGGCCGCGGCTGGTGCGTGGTCAGCGGCATGGCGCTCGGCATCGATGCCGCCGCCCAGCAGGCCGCCCTGGACGCCGGCGGCACCAGCATCGCCGTGCTCGGCTGCGGGGTCGACGTGGTCTACCCGCCGCGCCATCACCGCCTGCACCGGCGGCTGCAGGAGACGGGCGGGCTGCTGCTCTCCGAGCATCCCCCTGGCACCAGGGCACGGGCCGGCTTCTTCCCGCGGCGCAACCGCATCGTCACCGGCCTGTCGCTCGGGGTGCTGGTGGTCGAGGCCGCCGAGAAGAGCGGCTCGCTGGTCAGCGCCCGCCTGGCCCTCGAGCAGAACCGCGAGGTCTTCGCCCTGCCCGGCTCCATCCATAATCCCGTGGCGCGGGGCTGCCTGCAGCTGATCCGCGACGGTGCCGTGCTGGTACGCCAGGTGGACGACATCCTCGCCGAGCTTCGCCAGTGGGTCATGGAGCAGGCCCCGGGACGTGCCCTGGAGGATGACCAGGAGAGCGCCTTCGCCGGGGCGCGCGACCTGCGGGAGTCCGGGGAGGACTCGCTGCTGCGCTGGCTGAGCGACACCCCCACCCCGGTGGATGCCCTGGTCTCGCTGACCGGCCGCGGCGTCGCCGAGTGCCAGCGTGGCCTGCTGGCGCTCGAGCTCGAAGGCGCCGCGACCCAGGCCGCCGGCGGCTGGGTGCGCCTGCCGACCCGATCGGGAGCGTGA
- a CDS encoding LysM peptidoglycan-binding domain-containing protein: protein MKQTGCAARWCRRLTVGLTAVLMSGLPLVQAQGLSWDDGLRGDAPDRYTVVKGDTLWDISGRFLQHPWQWPEVWQVNPQIENPHLIYPGDIVYLYDCNGRPCLGLERGQGMVRLSPKVRTSSHREAIEPIPLDAVRHFLRDHRVIEDPEALDELAYVIAGDDGRLVSGRGDRLYARGHVEGGGRVGLYRVGEQYVDSATGESLGLELESVGEARRLRQEDDIVVMEVTAARQEVRDDDIALPLEDRRLVTEFLPRAPDREIDGRILAVPGGVRFIGPLQVVALDRGRRDGLETGHVLMVEQQGELVDDPRTGEPLRLPGEDAGLVMVFRPYEKMSYGLVMEAKRMLSVGDRIHSPERRLDTALR, encoded by the coding sequence ATGAAACAGACAGGATGCGCAGCGCGCTGGTGTCGGCGCCTGACAGTGGGGCTCACGGCCGTGCTGATGAGCGGGCTGCCCCTGGTCCAGGCCCAGGGGCTCTCCTGGGACGACGGCTTGAGGGGCGATGCACCGGACCGCTATACCGTGGTGAAGGGTGACACCCTTTGGGACATTTCCGGGCGCTTCCTGCAGCACCCCTGGCAGTGGCCCGAGGTGTGGCAGGTCAATCCGCAGATCGAGAACCCCCACCTGATCTACCCCGGCGATATCGTCTACCTCTACGATTGCAACGGCCGGCCCTGCCTCGGCCTGGAGCGTGGCCAGGGGATGGTGCGGCTGTCGCCGAAGGTGCGCACCTCGTCGCACCGCGAGGCCATCGAGCCGATCCCGCTGGACGCCGTGCGCCACTTCCTGCGCGACCATCGCGTGATCGAGGACCCCGAGGCGCTGGACGAGCTGGCCTACGTGATCGCCGGCGACGACGGCCGGCTGGTCAGTGGCCGCGGCGATCGTCTCTACGCTCGCGGGCACGTCGAGGGCGGCGGGCGCGTCGGCCTCTACCGCGTCGGCGAGCAGTACGTCGACAGCGCCACCGGCGAGTCGCTGGGCCTCGAGCTCGAGAGCGTCGGCGAGGCGCGCCGGCTGCGCCAGGAGGACGACATCGTGGTGATGGAGGTGACCGCCGCCCGCCAGGAGGTCCGCGACGACGACATCGCGTTGCCCCTCGAGGATCGCCGCCTGGTGACCGAGTTCCTGCCCCGGGCGCCCGACCGCGAGATCGACGGCCGCATCCTGGCGGTACCGGGCGGCGTGCGCTTCATCGGGCCGCTGCAGGTGGTCGCGCTCGATCGCGGTCGCCGCGACGGCCTGGAAACCGGCCACGTGCTGATGGTCGAGCAGCAGGGCGAGCTGGTCGACGACCCGCGTACCGGCGAGCCGCTGCGCCTGCCCGGCGAGGATGCCGGCCTGGTGATGGTCTTCCGGCCCTACGAGAAGATGAGCTACGGCCTGGTGATGGAGGCCAAGCGCATGCTGTCGGTGGGCGATCGCATCCACAGCCCCGAGCGCCGGCTGGACACGGCGCTGCGCTAG
- the def gene encoding peptide deformylase — MAKLPILEFPDERLRTVAAPVETVDDEVRRLVDDMLETMYDASGIGLAATQVDVHRRVIVMDVSDDRTSPLVLINPSYTPIGEEREPMQEGCLSIPEYYAEVPRALKVHLKAQDRDGQPYELEAEGLLAHCIQHEYDHLEGVLFVDYLSPLKRDRVMKKMQKRHKQMQPA; from the coding sequence ATGGCCAAATTACCCATCCTCGAATTTCCCGACGAGCGGCTGCGCACGGTCGCCGCGCCGGTCGAGACGGTCGACGACGAGGTGCGCCGCCTGGTCGACGACATGCTCGAGACCATGTACGACGCCAGCGGCATCGGACTCGCCGCGACCCAGGTGGACGTCCACCGTCGGGTCATCGTCATGGACGTCAGCGACGACCGCACAAGCCCCCTGGTGCTCATCAACCCGAGTTACACCCCCATCGGCGAGGAGCGTGAGCCGATGCAGGAGGGCTGCCTGTCGATCCCCGAATACTACGCCGAGGTGCCGCGTGCACTGAAGGTGCACCTGAAGGCCCAGGACCGCGACGGCCAGCCCTACGAGCTCGAGGCCGAGGGGCTGCTTGCGCACTGCATCCAGCACGAGTACGACCACCTGGAGGGCGTGCTCTTCGTCGACTACCTCTCGCCGCTCAAGCGCGACCGGGTGATGAAGAAGATGCAGAAGCGCCACAAGCAGATGCAGCCCGCCTGA
- the fmt gene encoding methionyl-tRNA formyltransferase has protein sequence MSRPLRVIFAGTPDFAAESLSALLASRHDVVAVYTQPDRPAGRGRKLTPSPVKALAQRHDLPVHQPVSLKGPEVQAELAAHQADIMVVVAYGLLLPQAVLDIPPRGCLNVHASLLPRWRGAAPIQRAIEAGDEESGVTIMQMDAGLDTGDMLLVRRAPITTTTTGGELHDSLARLGGEALVEALEALAGEGLAATPQPAEGVTYAAKLSKAEAELDFRRPAEALAARIRAFNPWPVAWCALGDDRLRLLMAHAEPSAPDAVPARPGTLLAPSDEALRIACGEAGDQVLAVSRAQLPGGKPLAVRELLKARAERFPPGSRLGHHDEESPA, from the coding sequence ATGTCCCGACCCCTGCGCGTCATCTTCGCCGGTACCCCCGACTTCGCCGCCGAGAGCCTGTCGGCGCTGCTGGCGAGCCGCCATGACGTCGTCGCCGTCTACACCCAGCCGGACCGCCCGGCGGGCCGCGGCCGCAAGCTGACCCCGAGCCCCGTCAAGGCGCTGGCGCAGCGCCACGACCTGCCGGTCCACCAGCCCGTCTCCCTGAAGGGCCCCGAGGTGCAGGCCGAGCTCGCCGCCCACCAGGCCGACATCATGGTGGTGGTGGCCTACGGCCTCCTTCTGCCCCAGGCCGTGCTCGACATCCCTCCGCGCGGCTGTCTCAACGTGCACGCCTCACTGCTGCCCCGCTGGCGCGGCGCCGCGCCCATCCAGCGGGCCATCGAGGCCGGCGACGAGGAGAGCGGCGTGACCATCATGCAGATGGACGCGGGCCTGGATACCGGCGACATGCTGCTGGTCAGGCGAGCGCCGATCACCACCACCACCACCGGCGGCGAGCTCCACGACAGCCTGGCGCGCCTGGGCGGCGAGGCGCTGGTCGAGGCCCTGGAGGCCCTGGCCGGCGAGGGGCTTGCCGCCACGCCCCAGCCCGCCGAGGGCGTCACCTATGCCGCCAAGCTCTCCAAGGCCGAGGCGGAGCTCGACTTCCGCCGCCCGGCCGAGGCGCTGGCCGCCCGCATCCGCGCCTTCAACCCCTGGCCGGTGGCCTGGTGCGCGCTGGGCGACGACCGCCTGCGCCTGCTGATGGCCCACGCCGAGCCGTCGGCGCCGGACGCCGTCCCGGCCCGCCCCGGCACCCTGCTGGCGCCCTCGGACGAGGCCCTGCGCATCGCCTGCGGGGAAGCCGGCGACCAGGTGCTGGCGGTGAGCCGCGCCCAGCTGCCCGGCGGCAAGCCCCTGGCGGTGCGCGAGCTGCTCAAGGCGCGCGCCGAGCGATTCCCCCCGGGCAGCCGCCTGGGACACCACGACGAGGAGAGCCCGGCATGA